atacataattaaatatttatagatatttaataattttttaaatatatatagggTACGGGTACTAAAAATTATTGTTTCATGTATAACCATAGGTTCTCTTTTAAATCAGCCCTTGCTTATTGATAGTTACTTCCCATGGTTGAATTCAAAATTTAGAGTTAATGAGTTCTACACTCTCTGCTACTCTTCATAAATGTGTTTGAGCTAGAGGCaaaggcggagccagaatttgaatTTTATGGGTTctaaggccccgtttgtccatagataccaaaaaaaaaaaaaaaaacactttttttagaattttggagttggagttgtgtttgcctatagtttttgaaattgtagttttaggtgaaatgtagttgtaaaaaagtgaaattttttaaaaaataagttttttgagtttttggtattttggaatacaacttcaagttgtattcggaattctaatggccaaatgctgattccggaaaaaagtgaaaaaatttctggaataaagtgaataattcttatggccaaacgggggctaAATTTTAGAATAGCGACATCGCGTGTTAGTAACTGGGTTCTGAATTTAATTCTTGTAATACAAattaagttactcggactcttcgaaagtgttgccgaacccgtgtcggatcctccaaaaatacactacttttgaaggatccaaCACGCGCCTAACTACATTTTAggcgagtccgagtaacttagaaTACAAATACAAGAGTAGAATTAAAGCTACTGGGTTCAGCCGAACCAATACGTTTGCTTCTACCTCCGCCCCTGGGCCTAGAGGCAATGGGTTCTGGCGAACCAGTTGCGTCTAGACTATAATCCAACACCGATTAATTTGACCATTTTGTTTGTGTGCATGGCGACGTGTTTAGAAGGATTGTTGTGAACAAAGTTTAACGACTTTGGTGCAATAAAATGATGAAAGTTGAGTAACCATCCGTGAAATTAACTCTGTTCTTGAAGCACCTGAAGCTTTCTACTTTTTGCATGAAATAAATTACTTGTGCTTCTTCATAGCTCATTCACCAATCCAATTTTCCCCCATGTGATCTGCTTGTGCTCCTGCATGCATGCACAAATATTCTTGACTCTTGAATGTATTTAGATTTTGTTCTGATTCTCTGGTTCCTTGTATAGGGATCTATCATACAACAAACGCTTGACAGGTTCACTCCCTCAATCAATTGGAAGTTTGAAAAGTTTAACAACACTGTAAGGGAATTACATGATATAATGCTTAATTGTTGTTAATTCACCAGCCTATTTCTTTAACTCCTGTTTATAGAGAGTAATTGCTCCTAGCTACGTCGCAGGATCCTCGTTGGTTGTGGGTTTTCTGGGCTGATACCGGAGACAGTTGGATCCCTTAGCCAGCTGCATTTTCTGTAAGGATATCAATTTCTTCTATTTTACAACTTTTTTACCAACTATATGGCATGTAATCAGTGTAAGTCTTATTTCTGTTGTTCATATGATTTCTTGAATTGAGAAAAAAATTATTAGAATGCTGGAATATTAACATATTTGTGTGGGACTGACGCGTAGTTTTCGTTGAGTTGCTGGTATATTAACAATATCCATATTCCTACTGATATAGATGGATCCAAAAACTATGCCTGCCAGAGTTGATTACATGGTTTGGATTGTTTTGTTTCACAAATTGATCATTTGACTGATCTTCATCGCATAAAGTTGCTTATTACATGTCTATTATCTCAATGCTTAATGAACTCAAGATATTGAGAAATATGCAGTATTTGTTGTTAAAGCTAGAATATGCAGACATTTCAGTACATGGAACAATTTGTCATCTCAGATTGGCTATCTAATTCGGTTGTGGATGCTTACAATTTAGTTATCGCCTCTGTTTGTCAATTTTTGATGGTATTAAGGGGGAGCACCTGTACTTTTGCGAGTGACCACAGCTCTGTACGCTTGTTGTATATTTTGAAATAGATTGTCCATCAGCCTTTCAGAGTTGGAAAATATAAAGGGTTTCTTGTACttttattcttatttttattttgcatAATATTGGCATGGAATGAGTTTAAATGGAGTAACATGGtcagtgaggattcatatagtcaACCCCAATTTGTTTGGGACTTTGGCGTAGTTCATCGTTGTTATACTATATTGAAATCTTTCCTGTTTCTTCTACTGGGCTACATTTCTAAAACACTAATCTGAATCATGCAGGGCTTTGAATTGTAACAAATTTATTGGACCGATACCAGCTTCTATTGGTAATTTATCAAAGCTATCTTGGCTGGACTTAGCTGATAATAGGCTCAGTGGGCCTCTTCCAGTCTCCCATGGAAGCAAACCTGGTCTAGACATGCTTGTTCACACAAAGCATTTGTGAGTAGTATTGTCCGTTCCTTAAGTAATATCTTCATCTCTCATTTTTATGTGATATACTACTTACCTCGCAGTCACCTGGGGAGAAATCAGTTCTCTGGTGAGATTCCAAATCAGCTATTCAGCTCAAATATGACTCTCATACATTTGTAAGTTCCACTGAACTGGAAGTGTATATGTTTTGTCGATTATTTTGATAGATCAACAATAGTGTGGCCTCTCTTTTTGAGCACTCCCTTTGCCATTTTTCTAAAACTTTCTTGTCTCTCAATCACCCCAACTATCTAAGTTCCTCTTTTTTGCAGCGTACTTCTTCCGTTTGGCTAATGGTTTCTTCTGTTTGTGTCTTGTAATTGCACAGGCTGCTTGAGAAAAACATGCTTACTGGAAAGATACCCCCTACATTAGGACTTGTGCAGACTCTGGCAGTGGTGTAAGTATTTCCAAAATCCATCTTGCTTAAAGAATTCTAATAATGTGCCATCTTTCTTGCTTTACATTACCTGGGAAATCATATTAACTAGATATCCATGTACACTGTAGTCGTCTTGACGGGAATTCATTAAATGGATCGATTCCATCAACCCTCAAAAATCTCACAAATTTGGGTGAACTGTGAGTAGACAAGCAGATGCTGATACAACCTTGCTATGATCTCTGTTTTTACGAGTGTGTGAACCCCACTATAAGTTCTCCATATCACTTGCAGGTACTTATCAAACAATGAATTCACTGGCCCCTTGCCCAATCTTGCTGGCATGAATGTCCTCCACCACTTGTAAGTTCCTTGACCTACAATGCCTTGGGATACTTATGTTTCAATTGGAACTCAATTCTGCTAAGAAAATGCATCAATCTTAATGTTGTGATATTACAGACTATGTCTTTAGATTAGTTTAATTTGCTTTTGTGTCCTATGGTCATGTTTTGCAGAGATATGAGCAATAATACATTTAGCTCAGCTGATTTTCCGCCGTGGTTATCAACTTTGCAGTCGTTGATGACTCTGTACCCATCTCTCTCTATCTTTCCTCTTTATCTCTTAGCATGCATATGTGTATCTGTCTCTGATTTCACGTGCCTCAGCAGAACTCACATGCATCTGAGCGTATATATTATCCTAATTGCACCTCATCAATTAAATGTTCACAGGGTAATGGAGAACACTCAACTTCAAGGAGAAATTCTGCCAAGCCTCTTCAGTCTTTCTCAGTTGCAGACCGTGTGAGTATTCTTTGCCTTTTAGGCCACGGTGCCTGTAATGCAACTATTCTCCTTTTCGCTATGTGCTAGTCTTGTAACAAAGTTTCAAAAGGTAGTACAAAGTGACCTAGTATATGATTCTATCATTCTATATTTGCATTTCAAGTTTATGACAATGAGATGGTTCTTTATGACAGCCTCTTGAAGGGAAACAAGATTAATGGAACACTAGATATTGAATCCAGCTATAGCAGCCAACTAAAGCAGATTGATTTGCAGAACAATTCCATCGAATCACTCACAGGAAGACCTGAATATCCTTTTCAAATAATGTATGTCCTCAAGCCACTTTTTCTCCACTTTAGCAACGAGAAAAGAAATACTAGATCATACCTGTTAGGATAGTTGATAATCTCAGTTTTGTACTTGTTCACTTGGCAGACTTAAGGATAATCCAGTTTGTTATGAAGATGTATCAAAAAACTACTGTGGCGTTGCCCAAGTGAACCTTGAATATTCAACCCCACCAGATAATTGCGTCATAACTCCATGCAGTTCTGATCAAATTCCTAGCCCTACCTGTAAATGTAGTTATCCGTACACAGGCAACCTATTTTTCAGAGCTCCTTCCTTTTCTGACCTGAGAAACACAAGCATTGAGTCACTTCAAAAGTCTATGATATCTTCTTTTAGCCAACATCAGGTGCAAGTAGATTCAGTTTCCTTGAGTAATCCGGAAAAGACAGATGTCTACTTTGCGTTACGCCTGCAAGTTTTTCCATTCGGCCAAGATCATTTCAACCGTACAGGGATTACCACACTTGGATTTACACTTAGCAATCAGACTTTCAAACCTCCTGCAGATTTTGGACCATTCTATTTCATTGGTGAAAGCTACAATTACTTCGAAGGTGATAGAACATTTCATTGATATGTAATTTAATTTAGTCTTATGCACAAGTTTCATCTATCTATGGTCCATTATAAACAATTGTTTCTGATGAAAAGCTAATAACAAAGAGAAGTTGCTGTGCTCAAGTTCTCATATACGATGTGAGAGAAGGGACACATTTAGTTAAAACAAAGCCAAGTGTATGGATTAGCAAATTGTAAAGATATATGGTAGTACTATTATTTATTAGCTTGTTGAGGATCATGCTTGGGTACTGAGTGCAGTTAACTGATGACAATTAACTCTATTCTATACTTGTTACTAGAGATCTGACTTTACAGGTATTGTGCTTTACAGTTGGATCAAGAGGATCTCACAAGTCAATTTCTAAAGAAAATATAATCGGTGCAGTAGCTGGTGGATCTATCCTTTTaattttatcacttattatagGAGTTTTAGTTTGCCAAAAGAAAAGAGCTCAAGAGGCTGTTAGAAAGAGCGACCCTTTTGGTGAGTTCTGTGACTGTTCTTTAGTGCTGCTTCTAACTTTTTATTCTGCTGATGGTTAACGGCTTTTTTATTTGTCCAGCTACATGGGATTCTATTAAAGACAGCGGCGGTGTTCCACAGTTAAAAGGTGTAAAATGTTACACATTTGAAGAGCTGAAAAAATACACCAATAACTTTTCAGAAAGCAATTACGTCGGATCTGGTGGTTATGGAAAGGTTGGCTATAATTGACTTTTGTTAATACATTTTTAATTTCATTATGACTGATTAAAAAGCTATTGTTATAATTTAGTTGTTGAGACTATTTTCCAACAGCCACATAATTCCTCCTTGCTGTTGAGTAATAACCATTTTGTGCAATAATGTTCAATCCATAAGACACATGAAGGCTAATATTTCTGTAGCTTATTGGCATAGGTTTAATGCCAGATTTAAAAGTGCAACATGCCTCGTACTATCAATATTGCCTACTTGGAACCGAGAAAATGTTTATAACTAATGTTATTGCCCTAGTTTTAGGTGGAGGGTGAGAATAGAGTTAGGGACCAATAGAATTATTGTTGGTTGCATCTATATTTCCAGCCTGTTATAAAACAGGTCTGGACCTTTGCTTCTTATGTTGAGGATTGTGCTGGATTAGTAAAGCTAATGTCTGGTTGAATATTTAAGATTGAGAACGGTGGCATTTCCACCGATGATGAGTTCAATTCGTTGTGTAACATTACCACCTGACACTTTAATTAGTTATATGACAATATTTTTCCCAACTAAAGTTAGTTGATCACTTTAAACTTCTTGCAAACATACAGGTATACAGAGGGATACTTCCAGATGGACAACTTGTTGCAATTAAAAGAGCAGAGCAAGGATCTAAGCAGGGTGCCCTTGAGTTTAAAAATGAGATTGAGCTTCTCTCTAGGTTTCATCACAAAAATGTTGTCAGCCTTGTAGGCTTTTGTTTCAGGCAAGGTGAACAGATGTTGGTCTATGAATATATACCAAATGGCTCCTTGAAAGAAAGTCTTTCAGGTATGTAATTCCTCCTATTAACTGTTATTTTGACGATCAGCTGCAGGTTTACCACACCTTAAGGGATTACATGACCAATGACTAATGTCAACTTTTGCAGGGAAGTCTGGGATTAAGTTGGATTGGAAGAGGAGGCTTCGGATAGCCCATGGAGCAGCCAGAGGGTTGCAATATCTTCATGACCATGTTGACCCTCCTATCATTCACCGAGATATCAAATCAAATAACATCTTGCTAGATGAGCGCTTGAATGCGAAAGTTGCTGATTTTGGTCTCTCCAAGTCGATGAGTGAGCCAGAAAAGGGTTACGTCAGCACTCAGGTTAAAGGAACAATGGTAAGTGCATACTTTACTGATGCTGCAACTGATACGTGAATTTGATTTTATCATTAGGTGTCATTTCTTATTTTTTATAAGTCATTGTTTTCTATATTTCGTAGTCTCTGGAAATTCTTGTCCATCAATAGATATAAACTGATGATCTTCTTGGTTTAATTCCTAAAAGTTAAATCTGTACTCATGTCCAGAGAAATTACACATTGTGCTGAACTGCCAGGTTCTGTCAGTAAGAAAACCGCTCATATGTACATGCAGAAAGTGCTTGATACAATTTTCTTATAGAAAGGAGCGATCAGACTTTCTGCTTGATAACGTCACAAAATTCATAACTTTTGCATGCAATTGCTTTGTGATTTTTACACAAAGTAGAGAACTTTGGAAGCTTTAAACCTGAACACTTGATttcataattgttgaagattttgTAAGTGAACATTTAATACGAGCTGCTGTGTACATTTATTGGCTTAGGGCTACATGGATCCAGAGTATTACACAACACAACAGTTGACTGAGAAGAGTGATGTCTATAGCTTCGGGGTTGTGCTACTGGAGCTTATAACAGCAAGGAGTCCTATCGTGAGAGGAAAATATATCGTGAAGGAATTGAAGCAAGCGATGGATAAGTCTAAAGACATGTATAACATTGATAGTTTTGTTGATCCCGCTATCCCCTCAAGCATGACACCTATCAGCTTCAGGAAGTTTGTGGATCTAGCTTTCACATGCCTCGAAGAAGCAGGAGCTCATAGGCCAACAATGTGTGAGGTGGTGAAAGAGATTCAGAACATCATGGAAATAGATGGAATGAACACTTA
The sequence above is a segment of the Lycium barbarum isolate Lr01 chromosome 6, ASM1917538v2, whole genome shotgun sequence genome. Coding sequences within it:
- the LOC132598566 gene encoding leucine-rich repeat receptor protein kinase HPCA1-like, whose translation is MVQTKILLIISCLLISMQVLVQLEAFTNIGDYGVLESLKEEWENVPPSWDGSDPCGDPWEGIGCNNSRVISIKLSSMNLKGELSGDIEALSELQILDLSYNKRLTGSLPQSIGSLKSLTTLILVGCGFSGLIPETVGSLSQLHFLALNCNKFIGPIPASIGNLSKLSWLDLADNRLSGPLPVSHGSKPGLDMLVHTKHFHLGRNQFSGEIPNQLFSSNMTLIHLLLEKNMLTGKIPPTLGLVQTLAVVRLDGNSLNGSIPSTLKNLTNLGELYLSNNEFTGPLPNLAGMNVLHHLDMSNNTFSSADFPPWLSTLQSLMTLVMENTQLQGEILPSLFSLSQLQTVLLKGNKINGTLDIESSYSSQLKQIDLQNNSIESLTGRPEYPFQIILKDNPVCYEDVSKNYCGVAQVNLEYSTPPDNCVITPCSSDQIPSPTCKCSYPYTGNLFFRAPSFSDLRNTSIESLQKSMISSFSQHQVQVDSVSLSNPEKTDVYFALRLQVFPFGQDHFNRTGITTLGFTLSNQTFKPPADFGPFYFIGESYNYFEVGSRGSHKSISKENIIGAVAGGSILLILSLIIGVLVCQKKRAQEAVRKSDPFATWDSIKDSGGVPQLKGVKCYTFEELKKYTNNFSESNYVGSGGYGKVYRGILPDGQLVAIKRAEQGSKQGALEFKNEIELLSRFHHKNVVSLVGFCFRQGEQMLVYEYIPNGSLKESLSGKSGIKLDWKRRLRIAHGAARGLQYLHDHVDPPIIHRDIKSNNILLDERLNAKVADFGLSKSMSEPEKGYVSTQVKGTMGYMDPEYYTTQQLTEKSDVYSFGVVLLELITARSPIVRGKYIVKELKQAMDKSKDMYNIDSFVDPAIPSSMTPISFRKFVDLAFTCLEEAGAHRPTMCEVVKEIQNIMEIDGMNTYAESSSTSVSREGTSATFDHPYSEESLNRHSGSTNSR